The Chryseobacterium geocarposphaerae genome has a window encoding:
- a CDS encoding patatin-like phospholipase family protein, giving the protein MRKILIILFAFQLILFQSQIKKDLVIPKNPRIGLSLAGGGAKGFSHVGVLKVLDSLGVKVDYIAGTSMGAIVGGLYASGYSGKEIEKIVMDTDFYSLIMDPKAKRQETTFYNKSVDKYLLSIPLKNGKITLPSSISTGQKNVYLLKELFKNVSNIDDFSKLPIPFMCVATNLESGNMQIFEKGDLVQSIMASSAFPSLMDPVKIGDSIYIDGAMSVNYPSKPLKDKGIDIVIGVDLNQDLSKREDLNNIIAILNQVIDFGIKKDTRRQYKYTDINIKPDLKGMTATSYDDKKKILDSGYVEGLKYVNILDQLPKRPFERLRQQINPIYSNVYKIDSVSIDGGKIYGKNYVLGKMGLRLPSLETYGSVNKKIDKLVATNNYRFINYDIVPENDANYLKLYVTEDESRHFLKFGLHYDEIFKTGLLLNYSAKRLLFKNTNLSLDVIVGDQPRYYLNYFIDNGYIPGLGIYSSGMSFTLRDINNYDIDKWEWLRNEIYIQSIWKDKFAIGGGLSHDYFEAESNGTNKRYNRFLNPYIFLKSDTQNDKDFPTRGIYINAEGKVIDLLKSEVDKRLVQIKADIRLNIPLTKYFSYRLNLYGGITIGENLPQFYQYRLGGIFEQNVVNFKSFAGFNFAQLNTNNLILISNDVQFKFNKNYFVSGNFSFANLSNDISFEDAVKLNYSSLGITAGYKSPFGQIKINFSHSLKNNQKGIFSVILGHWF; this is encoded by the coding sequence ATGCGAAAAATCCTGATCATTTTATTTGCATTTCAGCTGATTTTGTTTCAGTCTCAGATCAAGAAAGATTTAGTGATTCCGAAGAATCCAAGAATTGGACTTTCCCTTGCTGGTGGCGGAGCTAAAGGATTTTCTCATGTGGGAGTACTTAAAGTATTGGATTCTTTGGGAGTAAAAGTAGATTATATTGCCGGAACCAGTATGGGAGCCATTGTAGGAGGACTATACGCTTCCGGATATTCCGGAAAAGAGATTGAAAAGATCGTGATGGATACAGATTTCTATTCATTGATCATGGATCCTAAAGCAAAACGTCAGGAAACTACTTTTTATAACAAATCCGTAGATAAATATCTTTTATCCATTCCTTTAAAAAACGGAAAAATCACTCTTCCGTCTTCCATCAGTACGGGACAAAAAAATGTTTACTTACTGAAAGAACTTTTTAAGAACGTTTCGAATATTGATGATTTTTCCAAACTTCCGATTCCTTTTATGTGTGTTGCCACCAATCTCGAAAGCGGAAATATGCAGATTTTTGAAAAAGGAGATCTCGTACAATCAATAATGGCAAGTTCAGCCTTTCCATCTTTAATGGATCCTGTAAAAATAGGTGACAGCATTTATATAGATGGAGCCATGAGTGTAAACTATCCTTCAAAGCCTTTAAAGGACAAAGGAATCGATATTGTAATCGGCGTGGATCTTAACCAAGATCTATCAAAAAGAGAGGATTTAAACAATATTATAGCGATTTTAAATCAGGTCATCGATTTCGGTATTAAAAAAGATACCAGAAGACAGTATAAATACACGGATATTAATATTAAACCTGATCTGAAAGGAATGACCGCCACAAGCTATGATGATAAGAAAAAAATTCTTGATAGCGGCTATGTGGAAGGACTTAAATATGTAAATATCCTGGATCAATTACCCAAACGTCCATTTGAACGTCTCAGACAGCAAATAAACCCCATTTATTCCAACGTTTATAAGATTGACAGCGTTTCCATAGATGGAGGGAAAATATACGGTAAAAACTATGTTCTGGGAAAAATGGGACTACGGCTCCCCTCTCTGGAAACTTACGGAAGTGTCAACAAAAAAATTGATAAGCTTGTTGCCACCAATAATTACCGTTTCATCAATTATGATATCGTTCCTGAAAACGATGCCAATTATCTTAAGCTATACGTAACAGAAGATGAAAGTCGCCATTTCTTGAAATTCGGACTTCACTATGACGAAATTTTCAAAACAGGATTACTCTTAAATTATTCAGCCAAACGGCTTCTTTTTAAAAACACCAATTTATCATTGGATGTGATTGTAGGAGACCAGCCAAGATATTACTTAAACTATTTTATAGATAACGGCTATATTCCCGGCTTAGGAATTTATTCATCCGGAATGAGCTTCACACTAAGAGATATTAATAATTACGATATAGACAAATGGGAATGGCTCCGAAATGAAATATACATCCAATCAATCTGGAAAGATAAATTCGCGATCGGAGGAGGGTTAAGCCACGATTATTTCGAAGCAGAATCGAATGGTACAAATAAAAGGTATAACCGATTCCTCAATCCTTACATCTTTTTAAAAAGCGATACCCAGAATGATAAAGACTTTCCTACCCGCGGAATTTATATCAACGCCGAAGGTAAAGTTATCGACTTATTAAAATCTGAAGTCGATAAAAGACTGGTTCAGATAAAAGCAGACATCAGACTCAATATCCCTTTAACAAAATATTTCAGTTATCGTCTTAATTTATATGGAGGAATTACAATTGGAGAAAACCTTCCTCAATTCTATCAATACAGATTAGGGGGCATTTTCGAACAAAATGTAGTTAATTTTAAAAGCTTTGCAGGTTTTAATTTTGCTCAGCTGAATACCAATAATTTAATTTTAATTTCCAACGATGTCCAGTTTAAGTTTAATAAAAACTACTTCGTCAGTGGAAATTTCTCTTTTGCAAATCTATCCAATGATATTAGTTTCGAAGACGCTGTAAAGTTAAATTACAGTTCACTGGGAATTACAGCAGGTTATAAATCTCCTTTCGGACAGATAAAAATTAATTTTAGCCATTCACTTAAAAATAATCAAAAAGGCATATTCAGTGTAATTTTGGGACACTGGTTTTAA
- the ybeY gene encoding rRNA maturation RNase YbeY — translation MIQFFYENLPESVNTDYKNWLEDIILSEGKKLGEINYIFCDDEYLLKVNQDYLQHDYYTDIITFDYVKGKTINGEIFVSLQRISDNASTLSKDYEEELRRVLAHGILHLCGYKDKTEEEEKGMRGKEDHYLAKYNYKQS, via the coding sequence ATGATACAATTCTTTTACGAAAACTTACCGGAATCTGTAAATACAGATTATAAAAATTGGCTGGAAGACATTATTCTTTCAGAAGGAAAAAAACTTGGCGAAATCAATTATATCTTCTGTGACGACGAATATTTATTGAAAGTAAACCAGGATTATTTACAACATGATTACTATACAGATATCATTACTTTCGACTATGTGAAAGGCAAAACAATAAACGGAGAGATTTTCGTATCTTTGCAGCGCATTTCAGATAACGCTTCTACTCTATCCAAAGATTATGAAGAAGAGCTGAGAAGAGTTTTAGCTCACGGTATACTTCATCTTTGCGGATACAAGGATAAAACTGAAGAAGAAGAAAAAGGAATGCGGGGAAAAGAAGATCATTATTTAGCAAAATACAATTATAAACAAAGCTAA
- the mnmG gene encoding tRNA uridine-5-carboxymethylaminomethyl(34) synthesis enzyme MnmG codes for MISEIYDVIVVGAGHAGCEAAAAAANLGSKTLLITMNMQTIGQMSCNPAMGGIAKGQIVREIDAMGGYSGIVADKSAIQFKMLNLSKGPAMWSPRTQNDRMLFAEEWRLALENTPNLDFFQDMVKQLIIENNKVVGVITSLGIEIKGRSVVLTNGTFLNGLIHVGDKQLGGGRMGEPRAFGITEQLVSLGFEAGRMKTGTPPRVDGRSLDYSKMEEQKGDKNPQKFSYLDTPKLTKQLSCHIVYTNETVHDILREGFDRSPMFNGTIQSLGPRYCPSIEDKINRFAERNRHQLFVEPEGWRTVEIYVNGFSSSLPEDVQIKAMKHIPGFENVKVFRPGYAIEYDYFPPTQLKHTLETKLIDNLYFAGQINGTTGYEEAAGQGLIAGINAHNKVKEKDEFILNRDEAYIGVLIDDLITKGTEEPYRMFTSRAEYRLLLRQDNADIRLTQKAFDLGLAKEDRLQRVNEKVAKSEELENFLRETSLKPGVINPILESIESSPVDQAYRAAQILTRPNMTLEKLDGIDFINEVSSTYDDEVREQAEVNIKYRGYIEKEKENVAKLNRLENIKIPEDFDYTKISSLSAEAKQKMSNVRPKTIAQAGRISGVSPADINVLLVYLGR; via the coding sequence ATGATATCAGAAATATATGATGTAATCGTAGTTGGTGCCGGTCACGCAGGATGTGAAGCAGCAGCTGCAGCAGCCAATCTGGGTTCAAAGACTCTGCTTATAACAATGAATATGCAGACAATTGGACAGATGAGCTGCAACCCTGCGATGGGAGGAATCGCAAAAGGACAAATTGTAAGGGAAATCGATGCAATGGGAGGTTATTCAGGGATTGTAGCAGACAAATCTGCCATACAGTTCAAAATGCTAAACCTTTCCAAAGGACCCGCAATGTGGTCCCCAAGAACACAGAACGACAGAATGCTTTTCGCAGAGGAATGGCGTTTAGCATTAGAAAATACTCCAAATCTTGATTTTTTTCAGGATATGGTAAAACAGCTTATTATAGAGAATAACAAGGTAGTAGGAGTTATTACTTCATTAGGAATTGAGATAAAAGGACGCTCAGTAGTACTTACAAACGGTACTTTTCTTAATGGTTTGATCCATGTTGGAGATAAACAGCTAGGAGGTGGAAGAATGGGTGAACCAAGAGCTTTTGGTATTACTGAACAGTTAGTTTCTTTAGGCTTCGAAGCCGGAAGAATGAAGACAGGTACTCCACCGAGAGTAGACGGAAGAAGCCTGGATTATTCTAAAATGGAAGAACAGAAAGGAGATAAAAACCCTCAAAAATTCAGCTATTTAGATACTCCTAAGTTAACCAAACAATTAAGTTGCCATATTGTTTATACAAACGAAACGGTACACGATATTTTACGTGAAGGATTCGACAGAAGCCCTATGTTCAATGGTACTATTCAAAGTTTAGGACCAAGATATTGTCCGAGTATTGAAGATAAAATCAACCGTTTTGCAGAGAGAAACAGACATCAGTTATTCGTAGAACCGGAAGGCTGGAGAACTGTAGAAATCTATGTAAATGGATTCAGTTCATCACTTCCTGAAGATGTACAGATCAAAGCAATGAAACATATTCCGGGATTTGAGAATGTAAAAGTATTCCGTCCTGGCTATGCTATTGAATATGATTACTTCCCTCCTACTCAATTAAAGCATACCTTAGAGACAAAATTGATCGATAATTTATACTTTGCTGGGCAGATTAATGGTACAACTGGATATGAAGAAGCGGCTGGACAAGGTCTTATTGCAGGGATCAATGCTCACAATAAAGTAAAAGAAAAGGATGAGTTTATCCTGAATAGAGATGAAGCTTATATTGGGGTTTTAATTGATGATCTGATTACAAAAGGTACGGAAGAACCTTACAGAATGTTTACCTCAAGAGCTGAATACCGACTTCTTTTAAGACAGGATAATGCAGATATCAGACTTACTCAGAAGGCTTTTGATTTAGGTTTGGCAAAAGAAGACAGATTACAAAGAGTAAACGAAAAAGTAGCTAAAAGTGAGGAACTTGAGAACTTCCTTCGAGAAACTTCTTTAAAACCTGGAGTGATTAATCCTATTCTTGAAAGTATTGAAAGTAGTCCTGTTGATCAGGCTTACAGAGCTGCCCAAATCCTTACAAGACCTAATATGACATTAGAAAAGCTAGATGGAATTGACTTCATCAATGAGGTTTCTTCTACTTATGATGACGAAGTAAGAGAGCAGGCTGAAGTAAATATTAAATACAGAGGTTATATAGAAAAAGAAAAAGAGAATGTAGCCAAACTAAACCGTTTGGAAAACATCAAAATTCCTGAAGATTTTGATTACACAAAAATCTCAAGTTTGTCTGCCGAAGCCAAACAAAAAATGTCAAATGTGAGACCAAAAACTATTGCACAGGCAGGAAGAATCAGTGGGGTTTCACCTGCCGATATAAACGTTTTACTGGTCTATTTAGGACGTTAA
- a CDS encoding class I SAM-dependent methyltransferase: MKIKDHFLSQEIFEIKETETKGVFKTSPIPSNISKYYESEDYISHHQDSGSLKEKLYKFLQSFNLQYKKTILLDRIKKGSRVLDYGCGAGEFVKFIENDFETFGFEPDSDARKAAKNKISKATIFDNINTIEDQSLDAITLWHVFEHIENQDEMLEIFNSKLKEKGLLIIAVPNPTSYDAKHYKEYWAAYDVPRHIYHFSKKGMENLIAKKTNWKMRKIKPLVLDSYYISMLSEKYKKSPLFWLKATIYGTISNVKALFSNEYSSLIYIIEKK; encoded by the coding sequence ATGAAAATTAAAGATCATTTTCTTTCACAGGAAATATTTGAAATTAAAGAAACAGAAACAAAAGGGGTATTTAAGACCTCCCCTATTCCATCGAATATTTCAAAATATTATGAAAGCGAAGATTACATTTCCCATCATCAGGATTCAGGAAGCTTAAAAGAAAAGCTATATAAATTTTTACAGTCATTCAATTTACAGTATAAAAAAACAATACTTCTGGACAGAATTAAGAAAGGCTCAAGAGTATTGGATTATGGATGTGGTGCCGGAGAATTTGTAAAATTTATAGAAAATGATTTTGAAACGTTCGGTTTTGAACCAGATTCCGATGCTAGAAAAGCTGCCAAAAATAAGATTTCAAAAGCAACTATCTTCGATAATATTAATACCATCGAAGATCAGAGTTTGGATGCCATTACGCTTTGGCATGTTTTCGAGCACATAGAAAACCAGGATGAAATGCTTGAAATTTTTAATAGTAAATTAAAGGAAAAAGGACTTTTGATTATTGCTGTTCCCAACCCTACTTCTTACGATGCAAAACACTATAAGGAATATTGGGCAGCTTATGATGTACCAAGACACATCTATCATTTCTCAAAAAAAGGAATGGAAAATCTTATCGCTAAGAAAACAAATTGGAAAATGAGAAAAATCAAACCATTGGTTCTCGACTCATACTATATCTCAATGTTGAGCGAAAAATATAAAAAATCACCTCTTTTTTGGTTAAAAGCAACAATCTACGGAACGATTTCTAACGTAAAAGCTCTTTTTTCGAACGAATATTCAAGTTTGATATATATTATCGAAAAAAAGTAG
- a CDS encoding phosphoglycerate kinase, with translation MKTINDFNFNGKKALVRVDFNVPQDDQLKVTDNTRIVAVKPTVDKILKDGGSVILMAHLGRPKGEVKDEFSLKHIVDEVSNVLGQEVKFVDECIGEKAEKASAELQLGEVLLLENLRFHNEEEKGDEAFAEQLSKLGDAYVNDAFGTAHRAHASTAVIAKFFPSTKFFGLLMAKELQAIDKVLKSGERPVTAILGGSKVSTKITIIENILPAVDNLIIGGGMAFTFIKALGGKIGTSLVEEDKLPLALEILGKAKEHNVKVYLPSDTIIAESFSNDAERKEVDIYAIPEGWMGLDAGPRSRDQFNDVLLNSRTILWNGPIGVFEMSNFAAGTVALGDSIAESTRQGAFSLVGGGDSVAFVKQFGYGDKVSYVSTGGGAMLESLEGLELPGVAAINN, from the coding sequence ATGAAAACAATCAATGATTTCAATTTTAATGGTAAAAAGGCTCTGGTAAGGGTAGATTTTAATGTTCCTCAGGATGATCAGTTGAAAGTAACAGACAATACAAGAATAGTAGCTGTAAAACCTACGGTTGATAAAATTCTTAAGGACGGAGGATCTGTAATTTTAATGGCTCACTTGGGAAGACCAAAAGGTGAAGTTAAAGATGAATTTTCATTAAAACATATAGTAGATGAAGTTTCTAATGTTTTAGGACAGGAAGTTAAGTTTGTGGACGAATGTATAGGAGAGAAAGCTGAAAAAGCTTCCGCAGAGCTTCAACTTGGAGAGGTCCTTTTATTGGAAAACCTACGTTTTCATAATGAAGAGGAGAAAGGAGATGAAGCGTTTGCAGAACAACTTTCTAAATTAGGAGATGCTTATGTAAATGATGCTTTCGGAACAGCGCACAGAGCACATGCTTCTACAGCTGTAATTGCTAAATTCTTTCCTTCAACTAAATTTTTCGGTTTATTAATGGCTAAAGAGCTTCAGGCAATTGATAAAGTATTAAAAAGTGGTGAACGCCCTGTAACTGCGATACTTGGTGGATCCAAAGTTTCTACTAAAATTACAATTATAGAAAATATTTTACCAGCAGTTGATAATTTAATTATCGGTGGCGGAATGGCATTTACTTTCATTAAAGCTCTTGGTGGTAAGATCGGAACTTCTCTGGTTGAGGAAGATAAATTGCCTTTAGCTCTTGAGATTTTAGGAAAAGCTAAAGAACATAATGTAAAAGTATATCTTCCTTCTGATACTATCATCGCTGAAAGTTTCAGTAATGATGCTGAAAGAAAAGAAGTGGATATCTATGCTATTCCTGAAGGATGGATGGGATTGGATGCAGGTCCAAGATCAAGAGATCAGTTTAATGATGTACTTTTAAATTCAAGAACTATTCTGTGGAATGGACCGATCGGAGTTTTTGAAATGTCAAACTTTGCAGCAGGCACAGTTGCTCTAGGTGATAGTATTGCAGAATCTACGAGACAGGGAGCTTTTTCTTTAGTAGGAGGAGGTGACAGTGTTGCTTTCGTAAAGCAGTTTGGTTATGGTGACAAAGTAAGTTATGTTTCTACCGGAGGTGGAGCAATGCTTGAAAGTTTGGAAGGTTTAGAACTTCCTGGAGTTGCTGCAATTAATAACTAA
- a CDS encoding DUF4139 domain-containing protein produces the protein MVKINVLVLFLTVFMCFGQENYTVTTSKIKEAKIYYSGGIVKQSFSADVFPGKNYIIIKEFGRNSGIDISSFKPDKKITLIRYESYNDNAYQYSDKIGKSNDTDAVNDSIEFYRKSYKKIEQDLSLIRNSIGIVQKNQGLQSPNSADILKMIEFNQKTLKEFYTEETSLNAKLNATQSKISALENRRNISSKNSGLSNILVLQVTSDKKQHVNFEVNQNIQGASWHPYYVIKSNGIQSPLKILYKAKIQQNTGLELKNIPIKLINGSFSSEDKPYELDRWFLRTERDYYISNQAFQREKSSDNERANSIQEVAVIGNSRISQKTMKTEINLNKDTVIPTDVEVSEDINEFNVTTGYKYFATPKLENKTFLLAYIKDYSKYNFLPGNADIFMDDMLIGSVNIDTSQLTNEMLISLGSDSNILTKRELINKQTKDLGEKEKIESYSYEITVKNNKDTTISLELKDQIPLSTAENIKIELINTDNAAYDKSSGFIIWNFNIKPNETKKIKFGFNVTLPKDLITVDIK, from the coding sequence ATGGTGAAAATCAATGTATTGGTTCTTTTTTTAACTGTTTTCATGTGTTTTGGACAGGAAAATTATACTGTAACGACCTCGAAAATAAAAGAGGCAAAAATCTATTACAGTGGCGGAATTGTAAAGCAATCTTTTTCCGCTGATGTATTTCCGGGTAAGAATTATATCATAATTAAAGAGTTTGGAAGAAACTCAGGAATAGACATTTCTTCTTTTAAACCAGATAAGAAAATTACACTGATCCGATATGAATCTTATAATGATAATGCTTATCAATATTCAGATAAAATTGGAAAAAGCAATGATACAGATGCTGTAAATGACAGTATCGAATTTTACAGAAAATCCTATAAAAAGATTGAACAGGACTTGTCTTTAATCAGAAATTCAATAGGAATTGTTCAGAAAAATCAAGGTTTGCAAAGTCCTAATTCTGCTGATATATTAAAAATGATAGAATTTAATCAGAAAACACTTAAAGAATTTTATACTGAAGAAACTTCTTTAAATGCCAAACTTAATGCGACTCAAAGTAAAATCTCTGCTTTAGAAAACAGAAGAAACATTTCTTCGAAAAATTCAGGGCTTTCTAATATTCTTGTTTTGCAGGTGACAAGTGATAAAAAACAACATGTAAATTTTGAAGTAAATCAGAATATTCAGGGTGCAAGTTGGCATCCTTATTATGTAATTAAATCAAACGGAATCCAGTCGCCGTTAAAAATTTTGTACAAAGCGAAAATACAGCAGAATACTGGTCTTGAGCTTAAAAATATACCTATAAAACTGATAAACGGAAGCTTTAGCTCGGAAGATAAACCTTATGAGCTTGATCGTTGGTTTTTAAGAACAGAAAGAGATTATTATATTTCTAATCAGGCATTTCAAAGAGAAAAAAGTTCCGATAATGAAAGAGCAAACTCAATACAGGAAGTTGCTGTTATCGGTAATTCAAGAATTTCTCAGAAAACTATGAAAACTGAAATTAATTTAAATAAAGATACCGTCATTCCTACAGATGTTGAAGTTTCTGAAGATATAAATGAATTTAATGTAACGACAGGCTATAAATATTTTGCGACTCCGAAGCTGGAAAACAAAACATTTCTTTTGGCATATATTAAAGATTATTCAAAATATAATTTTCTTCCGGGAAACGCGGATATTTTTATGGACGACATGTTAATTGGTTCAGTAAATATTGATACCAGTCAGCTTACTAATGAAATGTTGATCAGCCTTGGAAGTGATTCTAATATCCTTACAAAAAGAGAATTGATTAATAAACAAACTAAAGATTTAGGTGAAAAAGAAAAAATTGAAAGCTATTCTTATGAAATTACGGTTAAAAATAATAAAGATACTACCATTAGCCTTGAATTGAAAGATCAGATTCCCCTTTCCACAGCTGAAAATATAAAAATAGAATTAATAAATACTGATAATGCGGCGTACGATAAAAGCTCAGGATTTATTATTTGGAATTTTAACATAAAACCTAATGAAACTAAGAAGATTAAATTCGGATTTAACGTAACTTTGCCAAAAGATTTAATTACGGTAGATATAAAATAA
- the rpiB gene encoding ribose 5-phosphate isomerase B — MKRKIAIAADHAGFEYKQILIKHLEENFEVQDFGTFSTDSVDYPDFVHPAATSVENGENELGILLCGSGNGVQITANKHQKIRCALCWMPEIAELARQHNDANMISIPARFISKELAIEIANRFLSTDFEGGRHQTRVDKIAVC; from the coding sequence ATGAAAAGAAAAATTGCTATTGCAGCAGATCATGCAGGTTTTGAATACAAGCAGATCCTTATCAAGCATCTGGAAGAAAACTTTGAAGTTCAGGATTTCGGGACTTTTTCTACAGACAGTGTTGACTACCCAGATTTTGTACATCCTGCTGCCACTTCAGTGGAAAACGGAGAAAATGAACTTGGAATCTTACTTTGTGGAAGTGGAAATGGAGTTCAAATCACTGCTAACAAACATCAGAAAATCCGTTGTGCACTTTGCTGGATGCCGGAAATTGCAGAGTTGGCGAGACAGCATAATGATGCTAATATGATTTCTATCCCAGCAAGATTCATTTCAAAAGAACTAGCGATTGAAATTGCAAATAGATTTCTTTCTACAGATTTTGAAGGGGGAAGACATCAGACCAGAGTTGATAAAATTGCAGTTTGCTAA
- the rnr gene encoding ribonuclease R, giving the protein MPKKRKYISQKNDHKLQEIGRLILRFMNENSTKIYNYKQIADGIDYKNPRQRELVIQALHKLQASERIKETEKGKYIVNLNIKGTLTGIIDFNQSGNAYVNVEGLDDDIFIHSKNVKDALQGDKVLIVTYTYKGKKLEGSVLEVLERTRTEFVGTLQVVPHKDFGFVVCDKKTINTDIFIPKGKFGVAEDGDKVIVKMTEWKPGDKNPEGEIIQVLGAPGEHETEIHSILAEYGLPYEFPEEVERDADKIDRSISDEEVAKRWDMRGITTFTIDPKDAKDFDDALSIRKLENGNWEIGVHIADVSHYVVPGTILDDEAYQRATSVYLVDRVVPMLPEVLSNDVCSLRPHEDKFTFSAVFELNDNAEIKKQWFGRTVIHSDRRFTYEEAQERIETKQGDLQEEINVLDRLAKIMRAERIRKGAITFDRSEVRFNLDENNEPIGVYFKISKDSNHLIEEFMLLANKKVSEFISLNKKGDVTQNTFIYRVHDDPDPAKLESLRDFVSTFGYKMNLANTKKVAESLNKLLHDVKGKGEENMIETLAMRSMSKAVYSTEPIGHYGLGFEYYTHFTSPIRRYPDLIAHRLLQHYLDGGKSPNKADLEEKAKHCSSMERLAADAERDSIKFMQVKFMEKHLGETFNGVISGVAEFGFWVEIPENGAEGLIKLRDLVDDSYMFDAKTHAVYGMRHGKKYQLGDQVQIKVVKANLIQKQLDFKIVE; this is encoded by the coding sequence ATGCCAAAAAAAAGAAAATATATAAGTCAGAAAAATGATCATAAACTACAGGAGATCGGAAGATTAATCCTGCGTTTTATGAATGAAAATTCCACAAAAATCTATAATTACAAGCAGATTGCCGATGGAATAGATTATAAAAACCCAAGACAGAGAGAGCTTGTCATTCAGGCTTTACACAAACTTCAGGCTTCCGAAAGAATCAAAGAAACCGAAAAGGGAAAATATATCGTCAACCTCAATATAAAAGGAACATTAACCGGAATTATCGATTTCAATCAATCCGGAAATGCATATGTAAATGTTGAAGGTTTAGATGACGATATCTTTATCCATTCAAAAAATGTGAAAGATGCGTTGCAGGGTGATAAAGTTTTAATTGTTACTTACACTTATAAAGGTAAAAAGCTTGAAGGCTCTGTACTGGAAGTATTGGAAAGAACAAGAACTGAATTTGTAGGAACTTTACAAGTGGTTCCTCATAAGGATTTTGGGTTTGTGGTTTGTGATAAAAAAACTATTAATACAGATATTTTTATACCGAAAGGAAAATTCGGAGTTGCTGAAGACGGCGATAAAGTGATTGTAAAAATGACAGAATGGAAACCGGGAGATAAAAATCCGGAAGGTGAAATCATTCAGGTTTTGGGAGCTCCCGGAGAGCATGAAACCGAAATTCACTCTATTCTTGCAGAATATGGTTTACCTTATGAATTTCCTGAAGAAGTAGAAAGAGATGCGGATAAAATTGACAGAAGCATCAGCGATGAAGAAGTTGCCAAACGCTGGGATATGCGAGGAATTACAACTTTCACGATTGACCCGAAAGATGCAAAAGATTTTGATGATGCTTTGTCAATCAGAAAATTAGAAAACGGAAATTGGGAAATTGGAGTGCATATTGCAGATGTTTCTCATTACGTTGTTCCGGGAACTATTCTAGATGATGAAGCGTATCAGAGAGCAACTTCGGTGTATTTGGTAGACAGAGTTGTACCGATGCTTCCGGAAGTGTTGAGTAATGATGTTTGCTCGCTTCGTCCACATGAAGATAAATTTACCTTTTCTGCTGTTTTTGAGTTGAATGACAATGCTGAAATTAAAAAGCAGTGGTTTGGAAGAACGGTGATTCATTCCGACAGAAGATTTACATATGAAGAAGCGCAGGAAAGAATTGAAACAAAACAGGGAGATCTGCAGGAAGAAATCAATGTTCTGGATAGGTTGGCAAAAATCATGCGTGCAGAGCGTATCAGAAAAGGAGCAATTACTTTTGACCGAAGTGAAGTCCGATTTAATCTGGATGAAAACAACGAACCGATTGGTGTTTATTTTAAGATAAGTAAAGATTCAAATCACCTGATTGAAGAATTCATGTTGCTGGCTAATAAAAAAGTATCTGAGTTTATTTCTTTAAACAAAAAAGGAGATGTTACTCAGAATACATTTATTTATAGGGTTCACGATGATCCGGATCCGGCAAAACTAGAATCATTAAGAGATTTTGTTTCCACTTTCGGCTATAAAATGAACTTAGCAAATACTAAAAAAGTTGCTGAATCTCTGAATAAATTGTTACATGATGTGAAAGGAAAAGGGGAAGAAAATATGATCGAAACACTGGCGATGCGAAGTATGAGTAAGGCGGTGTACTCTACAGAACCGATTGGCCACTACGGTCTTGGTTTTGAATATTATACCCACTTCACCTCTCCTATCCGTCGTTATCCGGATTTGATTGCCCATAGATTGTTGCAGCATTATCTTGATGGCGGGAAATCTCCAAACAAAGCTGATCTGGAAGAAAAAGCAAAACACTGCAGTTCCATGGAAAGACTGGCAGCAGATGCAGAAAGAGATTCCATCAAGTTTATGCAAGTAAAATTCATGGAAAAACATTTGGGAGAAACTTTCAATGGTGTGATTTCCGGGGTTGCAGAATTTGGTTTCTGGGTAGAGATTCCTGAAAACGGTGCAGAAGGTTTGATCAAATTGAGAGATTTGGTGGATGATTCTTATATGTTTGATGCGAAAACCCATGCTGTTTATGGAATGAGACACGGAAAAAAATACCAGCTGGGAGATCAGGTTCAGATTAAAGTGGTAAAAGCTAATTTGATTCAAAAGCAGTTAGACTTTAAGATAGTTGAATAA